The Alnus glutinosa chromosome 7, dhAlnGlut1.1, whole genome shotgun sequence genome includes a region encoding these proteins:
- the LOC133872974 gene encoding aquaporin PIP2-1 yields MAKDIEVGGQGGFPAKDYQDPPPAPLIDAEELAKWSFYRAIIAEFIATLLFLYITVLTVIGYKSQVDKTAGGEDCGGVGILGIAWAFGGMIFVLVYCTAGISGGHINPAVTFGLFLARKVSLVRAILYMVAQCLGAICGCGLVKAFQSAHYGRYGGGANELSAGYSKGTGLAAEIIGTFVLVYTVFSATDPKRSARDSHVPVLAPLPIGFAVFMVHLATIPITGTGINPARSFGAAVIYNENKAWDDQWIFWVGPFIGAAIAAFYHQFILRAAAAKALGSFRSSSNF; encoded by the exons ATGGCGAAGGACATTGAAGTTGGAGGCCAAGGTGGGTTCCCCGCCAAGGACTACCAAGACCCACCGCCGGCGCCGCTGATTGACGCTGAGGAGCTCGCCAAGTGGTCCTTCTACAGGGCTATCATTGCCGAGTTCATTGCCACGCTCTTGTTCCTATACATTACCGTGTTGACGGTCATTGGATACAAGAGCCAGGTCGACAAAACCGCCGGCGGCGAGGACTGCGGTGGCGTTGGCATTCTTGGCATAGCGTGGGCCTTTGGTGGCATGATCTTCGTCCTTGTTTACTGCACTGCTGGTATTTCAG GAGGGCACATTAACCCGGCGGTGACATTCGGGCTGTTCCTGGCTAGGAAGGTCTCGCTGGTCCGAGCCATTTTGTACATGGTAGCTCAGTGCTTGGGGGCCATATGCGGATGTGGGCTGGTGAAGGCATTCCAGAGCGCTCACTACGGCAGGTACGGTGGCGGTGCCAACGAGCTCTCCGCTGGATACAGCAAGGGCACTGGGTTGGCCGCCGAGATCATTGGTACCTTTGTGCTTGTCTACACAGTCTTCTCTGCCACTGATCCCAAGAGAAGCGCAAGGGATTCCCATGTTCCC GTCTTGGCACCACTACCAATCGGATTTGCGGTGTTCATGGTTCACCTGGCCACCATTCCAATCACCGGAACTGGTATTAATCCCGCCCGGAGCTTCGGAGCTGCGGTGATCTACAACGAGAACAAGGCATGGGATGACCAA tggattttctgggtcgGACCATTTATCGGTGCTGCTATTGCTGCGTTCTATCACCAGTTCATTTTGAGAGCAGCCGCCGCTAAAGCTCTTGGGTCCTTCAGGAGCTCATCCAACTTTTAA